One segment of Thermoleophilia bacterium DNA contains the following:
- a CDS encoding Asp23/Gls24 family envelope stress response protein, giving the protein MSEYREHETATVSHAVVATYVADAARSVKEVVALHSSPWRSISPWARDQGSGAVVVKEGESGLLDVDIHVCLAWGSVIPEVATKVEQAVRERVRALLDMELGAVTLFVDEITDPAEAASS; this is encoded by the coding sequence ATGAGTGAATATCGTGAGCACGAAACAGCAACTGTCTCTCACGCCGTAGTAGCGACCTACGTGGCCGACGCCGCCCGTTCTGTAAAGGAAGTGGTGGCTTTGCATTCCTCGCCATGGCGGAGTATCTCGCCCTGGGCTCGCGATCAAGGTTCGGGCGCAGTGGTTGTCAAGGAGGGAGAGTCCGGGCTACTTGACGTGGACATTCATGTATGCCTGGCCTGGGGTTCGGTGATACCTGAGGTCGCTACCAAAGTGGAGCAAGCAGTGCGGGAACGTGTGCGCGCCCTTCTGGACATGGAGCTTGGAGCTGTCACTCTCTTTGTAGACGAGATCACAGACCCTGCGGAGGCCGCTTCTTCCTAG
- a CDS encoding metallophosphoesterase: MEISTLLTDNLTSFLLSRCVYVHNHRATIYLMKPDAKCRESLIAACLAGIGITVPLYLYLEAQWVRLRQLPLHVPGLPRPWSGVTVLHLSDVHAGAFALNMRLLAKAVRWAEEVKPDLVFLTGDILTGGPDDHQCIDLLTRLKPPLGIFAVTGNHEYGITTGFLEQPRNTQPLWKEAGITLLEDTCICLPPRSGASLTICGGDYLTHGCPLLDHPLLRAAKDAAEACSPSEAQSLLDPGNTSLFPILLIHRPPASDSPLARLFPLVFAGHTHGGQLRFPTRSGLRPVHMPRDAYLSGVYQWGKGKLVVSAGLGVSFLPFRLFSRPEATVWRLVCA; this comes from the coding sequence TTGGAGATATCCACTCTGCTCACTGACAACCTAACATCCTTCTTGCTCAGCCGATGTGTGTATGTCCACAACCACCGGGCTACCATATACCTCATGAAACCAGACGCCAAGTGTCGTGAGAGTCTGATTGCCGCTTGTTTAGCAGGGATAGGGATCACTGTCCCCCTTTACTTGTACCTTGAGGCTCAGTGGGTGAGGCTTCGCCAGTTGCCGCTTCACGTTCCGGGTCTGCCTCGACCATGGTCAGGAGTTACTGTTCTTCACCTGTCTGATGTTCATGCAGGAGCGTTCGCGCTCAACATGAGACTCCTGGCTAAAGCTGTGCGCTGGGCAGAGGAAGTCAAACCGGATCTAGTGTTTCTTACCGGCGACATTCTTACCGGAGGCCCAGACGATCACCAGTGCATTGATCTCCTTACCCGCCTTAAACCCCCGCTTGGCATATTTGCTGTAACTGGGAACCACGAATACGGGATCACGACAGGTTTCCTGGAGCAACCCCGTAATACGCAGCCTCTGTGGAAAGAGGCAGGAATAACCCTCTTGGAGGACACTTGCATATGCTTACCGCCGCGATCGGGCGCAAGCCTCACAATCTGCGGCGGCGACTATCTTACCCATGGCTGTCCACTGCTTGATCACCCTTTGCTGCGCGCAGCCAAGGACGCTGCAGAGGCCTGCTCTCCTAGCGAAGCCCAGAGCCTTTTGGATCCCGGCAACACTTCTCTTTTCCCGATCCTCTTGATCCACCGGCCCCCGGCTTCTGATTCTCCGCTTGCCCGACTGTTTCCCCTGGTTTTTGCCGGGCATACGCACGGAGGACAGCTGAGATTTCCCACCCGTTCTGGACTCCGCCCTGTCCATATGCCACGCGACGCCTATCTTTCGGGCGTCTATCAATGGGGAAAAGGTAAGCTGGTTGTCTCCGCAGGACTTGGCGTAAGTTTCCTGCCGTTCCGCCTGTTCTCAAGACCAGAGGCCACCGTCTGGAGACTGGTGTGCGCGTGA